The DNA sequence TTACCCCCGAATCTCAGCTCGTCTTCTTCGTTAGTTGCGAATATCAGCAACCCGTTCTTCAGTTGCTCTAGCATTACGCCATAAACCATCTCCTTGCCAACTTCATCGAGATTCGCAGTCGGTTCGTCGAGCAATAATACCGGAGGCGAAGAAAGCAGTGAGGCTGCATACTTGAGTCTCTGCTTCATACCGGATGAATAAGCTCCAAACAGGTCCTTGCCTCTGTCTCTAAGACCTACCCGGTCGAGGACTTCTCCCATTTCACTGCGAGTGCAACTCCTGCCGGACACGCTGCAAAGAAACCCGAGGTTCTCAAAACCGCTCAGCTCATCATACAGGTTGGCTTCAGGTGAGACCAATCTCGTAAGACTGCGTCTCACAGCTTCGTCCGCAGGTTTGCCCTGCACAAGAAGTCTGACTTCCCCCGATGTGGGAGCGAGCAATCCGGCGATTATCCTCAGCAGAGTCGATTTGCCAGAACCATTTGGACCAGCGATGCAGAGAGATTCACCAGCGGAGCACTCGAACTGGAGTCCATCAAAGACTCTGCGATAGCCGAACCGGCGGGTCAGCCCTTCAGCGCTCAGTGTAATCTTGTCCAATCTATCCTCGATCATCCCGGCTAAGTTACACTTTATCTGATTTTGGTCAACAGAAACTTGAGCAAACTAGTCCCTTAATAGACCTGCCGCGATCGGAGAGGCACGTAAACGACTCATTTCTAAGGAATTAGATCAGACGATGCGGGCGGGCTGCCTGAAAGCTAACCGACCAGATTTCCGATGCGTTGCCAGCGCACTCGTCTATGGAAGTTTGCGATGTTGTAGCTCAAAGACTTGAATATCGAAATCGGATCGCTCCAGTCGATGCCGGGTGCATGGCTATCCGGCACCCAGGAGAAGTGGACAATCATTGCGCGCCCCATGACATTGCTCCTTGGCACAAAGCCCCAGAAGCGAGAATCAAAGGAATTGTCGCGATTGTCACCCATCATGAAGTACTGACCATCAGGCACCCTCACCGGACCGTAGTTGTCCCTGATTCCATCCAAGGAACTTTGCGGCTTAACACGAGCGTCAGTGTGCTTGGAATGCTCAGGATCCTCGATTAGAACGCCGTCGACGTAAACCAACTTGTTTCGGATCTCAACAGTCTGTCCAGGTACGGCGACGCAGCGTTTGATATAATTGACTTCGGGGTTTCGAGGAAATTTGAATATCACGATATCGCCCGGCTCCGGATCGTCGAATGCAGGCAGATGGATCGGCAGCAGAGGAATCTTGGCACCATACACGAACTTGTTTCCGAGGATGAAGTCACCGGTCATAAGCGTGTCCTCCATCGATCCGGACGGAATGTTGTACGCTTCCACTAAGGATGTCTTTATGATCAGAGCTATAATCAGCGCACTGCCGAACAGCTTTACGTATTCCCAGATTACAGACCCGATCCTCTTTGACGTTGCAGAAGTCATGTCGTTACCTGCCTGACTATGCGTTAGAGAAAAGCGTACTTTCCGATTCACATTCCTTGAGCTATCACCCATCATACACAACCCTCACAGGCGAAGCTTCAATGAACACTTCAGAATATAATACTCTCTTCACCGGGGATTGTTTCATGATAGTGTAAATACAGGGTGGCTATGATACAGGCATCCCGAGCCGGTTCCACCTGACTCGGTCATAAAAGTTGACAAAGTTATACAAAAGTGAGTGTGTCATACTGAGTGGGTTCGACAAGGAGATCGCAGGGGCATTTGAATCTTCACCCCACGAAAGATATAAGAACAGTGCCTTGCCCAGGATGTTCTCCCTCGGCACACAACCCCAGAACCTGGAGTCATACGAATGATCTCTGTTATCTCCCATCATGAAGAACTGGTCCGCCGGCACCCTATATGGCCCAAAATTATCTCGATTCCACGCCTGACTTCCCTTCTCCGGTTCGCTCATATCCGAATACTTGGTGAATGCATCATCTTCGAATCTCTTCCCGTCCACATACACTACCTTGTTCTTCAATTGGACAGTCTGTCCCGGCCCAGCAACACATCGCTTTACATAGTTGAGACTCGGATCAAGCGGGAACTTGAATATGACGACATCGCCCGGTCGAGGATCTCTGATGGCTGGAAGACGCATATCCGAGAACGGTATCCGTGCTCCATAGATGAATTTGTTGGCAAGGAGAAAGTCTCCGATTAGGATCGTGTTCTCCATGGATCCGGTAGGAACCCGATAGCCTTCGATCACGAAGTGTTTGAGCGGGAGAACCATCAGAAAAGCGATAGCGAGGGACTTGACGTATGAGAGAATCTCATCGAACGACCCTTTCTTGACCTTCGGGCTGCGATCCTTCTTCGACTTTGTTTCTCTCTTCTTCGCCATCGAGCAATTGCCAGAGCTGTTTGAGCCAGCGATCATTCACCCTATCTGCTCTTGCAGATCACCAGGTGAACCACCGCACTATGTCATTATATGTAACAAACACTATCAATGTTATCAGAAAAGCAAGTCCCACTTGCTGCACTGCCGCGCGTTGCTTCAGCGTCATAGGTCTGCGCCTCGAAATCTCGATGCCGAGGAAGACAAGGTGTCCGCCGTCGAGAACCGGTATCGGCAGGATGTTGAGTATAGCGAGATTAACAGAGAGCATCGCGATGAACTCAAATAGAGCCGCAGCCCCGAGCCTTGCGGCATCACCTGAGATTTCTGCAATGAATAGCGGTCCACCAATCAATTTCGGAGATACCTGCCCCGATATCAGATTCCACAGAAATCCAAATATCATCGTAGTCATCTCCCACGTTCGTTCTGCTCCCCGCTGAATCGAAGCAACGAAACCTATCGGTTCCCACCACGATTTCTGATAAAACCCTATCTTCCCGACAGCTTGTTTCTTCCCCTTCATCGACATCGCCGTGTCGATTGATGTCACAAGGCTTAAGGTCCGAATCTCATCTCCGCGCTTGTATTCGAGCGTCAGCTCCTCACCCACTTTCGCCGAAATGGCTTTGGAAAGCTCGGAGAATGTCGCATAGGAAACACCATCCACCGACAGAAGAACATCATCAGCCTGCAACCCTGCATGAGCGGCAGGAGAATCCTCCACTACATTCCCGACAACCACATTATCTCTATTATACATGAGATCGCCCTGAATCAAGAAGAGCGCGAAGTATATCACAAAGGCGGCAACGTAGTTCATCAATGGCCCCGCGATAATAACCATCCCCCTCTGATAGGGACTCTTCGACATGAATTCATATGGCGCGCCCGTGTTCTCGGTTTCGTCGGGATTCTCCCCGGCCATCTTGACATAACCGCCGAGCGGAATGATAGAGATGCAATACTCCGTGT is a window from the Candidatus Zixiibacteriota bacterium genome containing:
- the rseP gene encoding RIP metalloprotease RseP, translated to MTTLLSTIFVLGLLIFVHELGHFLVAKWVGIRVDKFSLGFPPKLIGFKKGDTEYCISIIPLGGYVKMAGENPDETENTGAPYEFMSKSPYQRGMVIIAGPLMNYVAAFVIYFALFLIQGDLMYNRDNVVVGNVVEDSPAAHAGLQADDVLLSVDGVSYATFSELSKAISAKVGEELTLEYKRGDEIRTLSLVTSIDTAMSMKGKKQAVGKIGFYQKSWWEPIGFVASIQRGAERTWEMTTMIFGFLWNLISGQVSPKLIGGPLFIAEISGDAARLGAAALFEFIAMLSVNLAILNILPIPVLDGGHLVFLGIEISRRRPMTLKQRAAVQQVGLAFLITLIVFVTYNDIVRWFTW
- the lepB gene encoding signal peptidase I, yielding MAKKRETKSKKDRSPKVKKGSFDEILSYVKSLAIAFLMVLPLKHFVIEGYRVPTGSMENTILIGDFLLANKFIYGARIPFSDMRLPAIRDPRPGDVVIFKFPLDPSLNYVKRCVAGPGQTVQLKNKVVYVDGKRFEDDAFTKYSDMSEPEKGSQAWNRDNFGPYRVPADQFFMMGDNRDHSYDSRFWGCVPRENILGKALFLYLSWGEDSNAPAISLSNPLSMTHSLLYNFVNFYDRVRWNRLGMPVS
- a CDS encoding ATP-binding cassette domain-containing protein; protein product: MDKITLSAEGLTRRFGYRRVFDGLQFECSAGESLCIAGPNGSGKSTLLRIIAGLLAPTSGEVRLLVQGKPADEAVRRSLTRLVSPEANLYDELSGFENLGFLCSVSGRSCTRSEMGEVLDRVGLRDRGKDLFGAYSSGMKQRLKYAASLLSSPPVLLLDEPTANLDEVGKEMVYGVMLEQLKNGLLIFATNEEDELRFGGKFVQLG
- the lepB gene encoding signal peptidase I, whose translation is MTSATSKRIGSVIWEYVKLFGSALIIALIIKTSLVEAYNIPSGSMEDTLMTGDFILGNKFVYGAKIPLLPIHLPAFDDPEPGDIVIFKFPRNPEVNYIKRCVAVPGQTVEIRNKLVYVDGVLIEDPEHSKHTDARVKPQSSLDGIRDNYGPVRVPDGQYFMMGDNRDNSFDSRFWGFVPRSNVMGRAMIVHFSWVPDSHAPGIDWSDPISIFKSLSYNIANFHRRVRWQRIGNLVG